The following proteins are co-located in the Apium graveolens cultivar Ventura chromosome 5, ASM990537v1, whole genome shotgun sequence genome:
- the LOC141662025 gene encoding uncharacterized protein LOC141662025, giving the protein MNKLDVSLPELHNMLKTAESNFSPKKSFVLLIGEGSNPKKRKRNPSKKKKVGEEKPVPPKAEDPKSKVVCFHCNKVGHWKRNCKVYLAELKKKKGSETTASDSGTKEKKDS; this is encoded by the exons atgaataagttggatgtcagcctgcctgaactccacaatatgttaaagactgcggaatcgaatttttcccctaagaagagttttgttcttctaattggtgaaggttccaatcctaagaaaaggaagaggaacccttccaagaagaagaaagtaggtgaagaaaagccggttccaccaaaagctgaagaccccaagagcaaagttgtttgctttcactgtaataaggtgggacactggaagaggaactgcaaggtttaccttgcagaattgaagaagaagaagggtagtgagactaccgcttctgattcag ggactaaggagaagaaggactcttga